In Sphingobacterium sp. PCS056, the following proteins share a genomic window:
- a CDS encoding dihydrolipoamide acetyltransferase family protein, with product MALYKLLLPKMGESVSEATVTKWLKQPGDTISEDEAVVEIATDKVDSDVPSPVKGILKEQLFSIDQVAQVGDIIAIIEIEGEQNVEETIPSNAEQASETIVNQIEVTPTTIQIEDKNVEIPGLNQIQPTVDHHQSSIHSGIRFYSPLVKNIASHEGLSQQELDQVTGSGSDGRVTKEDILKYVASKKQQPASTQTNTAPTAATTLVDKKEQYATAPVETAHTINSGGDEIIEMDRMRKLIADHMVKSVQTSPHVCSFVEADVTNLVNWRNRAKEIYKKRDGENITFTPIFIEAIAKALKDFPMVNVSVDGNHIIKKKNINIGMAAALPNGNLIVPVIKNADQLSLVGLSKSVNDLANRSRANKLKPDDTQGGTFTFTNIGAFGNIMGTPIINQPQAAILAVGTIKKKPAVIETEHGDLIGIRQMMYLSLSYDHRVIDGALGGTFLKRVADYLENWDINREI from the coding sequence ATGGCATTATATAAATTATTACTTCCTAAAATGGGGGAAAGTGTATCTGAAGCTACTGTAACGAAATGGTTGAAACAACCAGGTGATACCATTAGCGAAGATGAAGCAGTTGTAGAAATCGCAACCGACAAAGTCGATTCTGATGTGCCTTCTCCGGTAAAAGGAATATTAAAAGAACAACTTTTTTCAATCGATCAAGTTGCACAGGTGGGTGATATAATCGCTATTATTGAGATCGAAGGTGAACAGAATGTAGAGGAGACTATCCCGTCAAATGCGGAACAAGCTTCGGAAACCATTGTTAATCAGATCGAGGTTACGCCAACAACCATACAGATCGAGGATAAAAATGTAGAAATACCTGGTTTAAATCAGATTCAACCTACAGTAGATCATCACCAATCTAGCATTCACAGTGGAATTAGATTTTATTCACCATTGGTCAAAAATATAGCATCCCATGAAGGTTTAAGCCAGCAGGAGTTAGATCAAGTGACGGGTAGTGGGTCGGATGGTCGTGTAACAAAAGAAGATATTTTAAAGTATGTAGCAAGTAAAAAACAACAACCTGCTTCTACTCAAACCAATACTGCTCCAACAGCAGCAACTACTCTTGTCGATAAAAAAGAGCAATATGCTACTGCACCTGTTGAGACAGCTCATACGATCAATTCCGGCGGAGACGAAATCATCGAGATGGATCGCATGCGCAAACTGATTGCGGATCATATGGTCAAAAGTGTGCAGACTTCGCCACATGTATGTTCATTTGTCGAAGCTGATGTAACCAATTTGGTTAACTGGCGCAATAGGGCAAAGGAAATCTATAAAAAGAGAGATGGTGAAAATATTACCTTCACTCCTATTTTTATTGAGGCCATTGCTAAAGCTTTGAAGGATTTTCCAATGGTCAATGTTTCCGTTGATGGAAACCATATCATCAAAAAGAAGAATATCAATATCGGAATGGCAGCAGCGCTGCCTAATGGAAATCTAATCGTTCCTGTGATTAAAAATGCCGATCAATTAAGTTTAGTGGGGCTTAGCAAATCGGTCAATGATCTGGCTAATCGTTCACGCGCTAATAAATTAAAACCAGATGATACGCAAGGAGGTACGTTTACCTTTACTAATATCGGTGCTTTTGGCAATATTATGGGTACTCCTATCATCAATCAGCCTCAAGCTGCGATCTTAGCTGTAGGGACGATTAAAAAGAAACCTGCAGTTATCGAAACTGAACATGGTGACCTCATTGGTATCAGACAAATGATGTACCTGTCGCTATCGTATGATCATCGGGTTATTGATGGTGCATTGGGCGGTACATTTTTGAAAAGAGTCGCTGACTATTTAGAAAATTGGGATATCAATCGCGAAATATAA
- a CDS encoding MATE family efflux transporter codes for MLKRLKSYKPYYWSTFILAGPVVISQLGHTMVHMADSVIVGHFAGTIPLAAVSLVNAVFMIVMVIGLGIAYGITPLIAQENGRGNKEECAKLLSNSIWINAIAGVLLFCLVYFGSMLAIDHLDQDPAVVKEAKPYLLILSLSILPLMIFSAFKQFAEGLGFTKQAMNITIWGNVLNIILAVIFVKGMFGIKPMGVSGVGYSTLIDRVMMMVVMLFYVMKSSYFQPYISKFKLWAVDLIRVRKILKIGAPVAMQYVFEIGAFAGASLIAGTIGAIEQASHQVAIQLAAMTYMMASGIAAAATIKTGNSFGNKNFFRLQRFAVSSYQLVLIFMTLTASIFAIFNNYLPFIFTKDMAVVTIASHLLIIAGLFQLFDGTQVVGLGVLRGMGDVNIPTLITFIAYWIIGLPSGYFMGVHLGMGVEGIWYGLTMGLLTSSILLYWRYRIVIQKHLNS; via the coding sequence ATGTTGAAGCGATTAAAATCTTACAAGCCTTATTATTGGAGCACTTTTATATTGGCTGGTCCAGTAGTGATTTCTCAATTAGGTCATACCATGGTGCACATGGCTGATAGTGTTATTGTAGGGCACTTTGCCGGTACTATACCCTTGGCTGCGGTATCATTGGTCAATGCTGTTTTTATGATCGTCATGGTGATCGGACTAGGGATTGCATATGGGATCACACCATTAATCGCACAAGAAAACGGACGTGGCAATAAAGAAGAATGTGCCAAATTATTATCCAATAGTATTTGGATCAATGCCATAGCGGGAGTACTGTTGTTTTGCCTTGTTTATTTTGGGTCGATGTTGGCTATTGATCACTTGGACCAAGATCCTGCAGTTGTGAAAGAGGCAAAACCTTACTTGCTGATATTAAGTTTATCGATTTTACCTCTGATGATTTTTAGCGCCTTCAAGCAATTTGCAGAAGGATTAGGATTTACTAAGCAAGCCATGAACATCACCATCTGGGGAAATGTACTTAATATTATTTTAGCGGTCATTTTTGTTAAAGGTATGTTTGGTATCAAACCTATGGGGGTTAGTGGAGTAGGGTACAGTACGTTGATCGATCGTGTCATGATGATGGTAGTGATGCTATTTTACGTCATGAAATCTTCTTATTTTCAACCTTACATCAGTAAATTTAAACTTTGGGCAGTAGATCTTATCCGTGTTCGAAAAATATTGAAAATTGGGGCACCTGTGGCGATGCAATATGTGTTTGAAATTGGCGCATTTGCCGGCGCTTCACTCATCGCTGGTACAATTGGTGCCATAGAGCAAGCTTCACATCAAGTTGCTATTCAGCTGGCTGCGATGACCTATATGATGGCAAGTGGAATTGCTGCTGCAGCAACAATTAAGACAGGAAATAGCTTTGGTAACAAAAATTTCTTTCGACTACAGCGTTTCGCAGTTTCGTCTTATCAACTGGTTTTGATCTTTATGACCTTGACAGCATCTATTTTTGCCATCTTTAATAATTATCTGCCTTTTATCTTTACAAAGGATATGGCAGTAGTCACCATTGCTTCACACCTATTAATCATAGCCGGATTATTTCAACTATTTGATGGAACTCAGGTGGTCGGTTTGGGCGTATTGAGGGGTATGGGAGATGTCAATATTCCGACCTTAATCACGTTTATTGCGTACTGGATTATTGGGTTACCAAGTGGCTATTTTATGGGCGTACATTTAGGAATGGGAGTCGAGGGGATCTGGTATGGTTTGACCATGGGCTTACTGACTTCTTCCATATTGCTATATTGGCGTTACCGTATTGTAATTCAAAAACATTTGAATTCTTAA
- the tatA gene encoding twin-arginine translocase TatA/TatE family subunit, translating into MYSQIFAFLNIGTSEMMLILVIALLLFGGKKLPELARGLGRGIREFKDASEGIKREISDQINNFEKDIDLKVEENPLAEVQAAEQKVKDDAEAEKTDESEKKTPQFTAPEGTMQYSRQPDYGEEPNHFQYGYNDHFAENAQTAVTEENPTTPVENPVTPVEHPTASIGKTTTDPLKNTEEPSKEA; encoded by the coding sequence ATGTACAGTCAAATATTTGCATTTCTTAACATAGGGACATCAGAAATGATGTTAATTTTGGTCATCGCTCTTTTATTATTTGGTGGTAAAAAACTTCCTGAATTAGCAAGGGGCCTAGGTCGTGGAATTAGAGAATTTAAAGATGCTTCAGAGGGTATCAAGAGAGAGATTTCTGATCAAATTAATAATTTCGAAAAAGATATTGATTTAAAAGTTGAAGAAAATCCATTAGCAGAAGTTCAAGCTGCGGAACAAAAGGTAAAAGATGATGCAGAAGCTGAAAAGACGGATGAATCGGAGAAAAAGACTCCTCAATTTACAGCTCCTGAAGGCACTATGCAATACAGCCGCCAACCTGATTATGGCGAAGAACCGAATCATTTTCAATATGGCTACAACGATCATTTTGCAGAAAATGCACAGACCGCTGTAACAGAGGAAAATCCAACTACCCCTGTTGAAAATCCAGTAACACCTGTTGAACATCCAACTGCATCTATCGGAAAAACAACAACAGATCCTCTTAAAAATACAGAAGAACCTTCGAAAGAAGCATAA
- a CDS encoding Tex family protein: MTHEIIVSKELAISEKQVKTTIDLLDEGATVPFISRYRKEMTGSLDEVQITTIRDRIQQLRDLDKRREAVLKSISDQGKLTPELELKIKSVETMANLEDIYLPYKPKRKTRASMAREKGLQPLADLLLAQDRTDFTALATSLIDEDKGVNSVDEALSGARDIIAETIAENAEVRDKARKIFLEKGQFVSRVVPGKEEAALKYKDYYEWSESLKNAPSHRVLAMRRGEKEELLYLDIEVTEEEVIPVIEQIYVKANNEASAQVRLALVDSFKRLLKPSMETEIRVLTRQKADEEAIKVFADNVRQLLLAAPLGQKRILAIDPGFRTGCKTVVLDQQGALLENTAIFPHSGAGGLAEATRTIPYLVKKYDIEAIAIGNGTAGRETEEFIRKLNLDQVTIVMVNESGASIYSASETAREEFPDQDITVRGAVSIGRRLMDPLAELVKIDPKSIGVGQYQHDVDQNKLQSSLNDTVMSCVNNVGVELNTASKQILAFVSGLGPALAQSIINYRKENGPFKSRRELKKVPRLGDKAFEQAAGFLRIRNAENPLDASAVHPERYKLVEQMAKDLSTSVHDLLKDAELRKTIPLKNYISDEVGLPTLNDIMAELAKPGLDPREKFEAFSFTDGVNTVSDLRVGMKLPGIITNITNFGAFVDIGVHQDGLVHLSQLSNRYITDPHEVVKVQQHVEVTVTEIDEKRNRIGLSMKTSEVSSSPKPKREQKTFNQKDRKEKEPETDMASKLAALASRFK, from the coding sequence ATGACACACGAAATTATAGTTTCGAAGGAATTAGCAATTAGCGAAAAACAAGTAAAAACAACGATTGATTTACTAGATGAAGGCGCTACGGTTCCTTTCATATCTCGTTATAGAAAAGAGATGACAGGTAGTCTGGATGAAGTGCAAATAACCACCATCCGTGATCGCATCCAACAACTACGTGACTTAGACAAAAGAAGGGAAGCGGTCTTAAAATCCATCTCAGATCAGGGAAAATTAACGCCAGAACTAGAACTCAAAATCAAGAGTGTCGAGACGATGGCCAACTTGGAAGATATTTATCTTCCTTACAAACCTAAGCGTAAAACACGCGCAAGTATGGCTAGGGAAAAGGGGCTTCAACCACTGGCTGACCTCCTCCTCGCTCAAGACCGCACTGATTTCACAGCTTTAGCAACATCACTAATTGATGAAGATAAAGGGGTAAACTCGGTAGATGAAGCGTTATCGGGTGCACGTGATATTATTGCAGAAACCATTGCGGAAAATGCGGAGGTAAGAGATAAAGCACGTAAAATATTTTTAGAAAAAGGTCAGTTTGTATCTAGAGTCGTACCTGGAAAAGAAGAAGCTGCATTGAAATATAAGGATTACTACGAATGGTCCGAATCGTTAAAAAATGCTCCTTCTCACCGTGTACTAGCCATGCGCCGCGGTGAAAAAGAAGAATTGCTTTATTTAGATATAGAAGTGACAGAAGAAGAGGTCATCCCAGTCATCGAACAAATCTATGTCAAAGCAAATAATGAAGCCTCTGCTCAGGTCCGTTTGGCATTGGTGGATAGTTTTAAGCGTTTATTAAAACCATCAATGGAAACTGAAATCAGAGTTTTGACACGTCAGAAAGCTGATGAAGAAGCGATCAAGGTATTTGCAGATAATGTACGTCAGTTATTATTGGCTGCTCCACTGGGACAAAAAAGAATTTTAGCGATCGATCCGGGATTTAGAACAGGTTGTAAAACGGTGGTGCTGGATCAACAAGGAGCATTATTAGAAAACACGGCCATATTCCCTCACAGTGGTGCTGGAGGTCTTGCGGAAGCAACGCGTACGATTCCGTACCTAGTGAAAAAATACGATATCGAAGCGATTGCAATTGGCAATGGAACAGCTGGAAGAGAAACCGAAGAATTTATTCGTAAACTCAACCTGGATCAGGTGACTATCGTCATGGTCAATGAAAGCGGTGCATCCATATACTCGGCTTCAGAAACAGCCCGAGAAGAATTTCCAGATCAAGATATCACTGTCCGCGGTGCTGTCTCCATCGGTAGACGATTGATGGATCCATTAGCAGAACTTGTGAAAATAGATCCCAAATCGATTGGTGTTGGCCAGTATCAACATGATGTCGATCAAAATAAATTACAGAGCTCCCTAAATGATACTGTCATGAGTTGTGTCAACAATGTTGGTGTTGAATTAAATACCGCATCGAAACAAATTCTAGCTTTTGTATCTGGATTAGGGCCTGCCTTAGCACAATCGATCATCAATTATAGAAAAGAAAATGGTCCATTCAAGTCACGTCGTGAATTGAAGAAAGTACCACGTCTAGGAGATAAAGCTTTTGAACAGGCGGCAGGATTTTTGCGCATCCGTAATGCTGAAAATCCATTAGATGCCTCAGCGGTACATCCAGAACGTTATAAATTGGTTGAACAAATGGCTAAGGATCTTTCAACAAGTGTACATGACCTGTTAAAAGATGCTGAATTAAGAAAAACGATACCATTAAAAAACTACATCTCTGATGAAGTTGGTCTCCCGACTTTGAATGATATAATGGCCGAATTAGCAAAACCAGGATTAGATCCACGTGAAAAATTTGAAGCTTTCTCCTTTACAGATGGTGTAAATACGGTTTCTGATCTACGTGTAGGAATGAAATTGCCCGGTATTATTACCAATATCACTAATTTTGGTGCTTTCGTTGATATTGGTGTGCATCAAGATGGGCTTGTCCATTTAAGTCAGCTCTCCAATCGTTATATAACTGATCCGCACGAGGTGGTTAAAGTGCAGCAACATGTAGAGGTGACGGTAACGGAAATTGATGAAAAGAGAAATCGCATCGGACTATCTATGAAAACTAGCGAAGTATCTTCGTCTCCAAAACCAAAAAGAGAACAGAAGACTTTTAACCAAAAAGATCGAAAGGAA